The following DNA comes from Odocoileus virginianus isolate 20LAN1187 ecotype Illinois chromosome 26, Ovbor_1.2, whole genome shotgun sequence.
tttatgtTTCTCCAGTGCCTAGAGTGGATGTCATGAAATAGGTGCTTGGTGGTTGAGTAAATGTAAACTGTGATGTTTCACCTAAGCAGTTTACTTCACATTTCATAAGCACTTTCAGAGTTGATTCTCTTAACTACCTTACAAGACAGGTAAGTGAGAATTAAGGAGAGAAATAAGCAGAAAGGAGAATGATTTGGTCAAGGTCTCTAAGCCCAACTCCAATTCTGCCAGCCTCTTCtggttcctttctgttttctaccATCCTTATGGCCTCCTCCCACTGCCTCATGCCCCTCTGCTCCTGAGAACTTCTAAGGGCCTACCTGACCAAGTTCTTCTCGCCTTGGAGCCCATCACCGCAAACAAACTGGTAAGATGTGAATGGAGGAAAGGGTGATCTGGCCAtactaaggcttccctgatagctctgttggtaaagaatccgtctgtaatgcaggaaaccccagttcaattcctggatttggaagattgccctggagaagggataggctactcactccagtattcttgggcttccctggtggctcagattacAGAGTCTTCCCCCTAATTTTTCACTTAGCCCACAATGGTTTAGATCTATACTGATAACGTGTTTCTAATGCCAGGACACCACGTTAGAAAGTTGGTTCCGTTCTCAAACACTTATCTCTTTTGACTCCTTTTATcttctgggctttcctgatggctcaaacagtaaagaatctgcctgcaatgcaggagacccaggtttgatccctggggtcgggaagattccctggagaagggaatggctacccactccagtattcttgcctgaagaattccatgcacagaaggagcctggcaggatacagtccatggggtcacagagttggacacaactgagagactaacactttcactttcatcttctgATTCTcacaatgaaaacatttaacaTTTGGTTAATTGTTCCCTGACTCTGGCTAAGGTACGGGaggagaagtggaaaaaaaaaaaataacagagacaaatacacatacataagaaagaaagggaagaaaaagagcatGTATAAAAGGCAGAAAAcggaagaaaaggggaaaggagggagaaaaggagatctatatttttttgttttgctagtTCATTTATTGTGGAGCCTTTCCCAAAAAGGAGTTTAAAGTAAAATGTACAGTGGGTGAATTCCAGCACACCCTTGGGAAGACCAACACTTTGCTGAACTCCTACCATCAGATTCTGGGCTGTGCACTTGGCCCACATTATCTCATATTACTGGTCTATAACCCTTGaggtcagtctttttttttttttttttttttgaggtcagTCTTACCAAGCCATCTTACAGACTTGGGAACACCGGGAAGATTaagtaacttcagttcagttcagttgctcagtcgtgtccgactctttgtgacctcatgaatcgcagcacgccaggcctccctgtccatcacaaactcccggagtttactcaaactcatgcccataagCAACTTAACCAAACACAAAATGGAGACAGGAGACTCACCCCCATGTCTTTCTAGCTTTGTCAGAACACACTGCTTTAGGGACATCTGTGGTTTCTGGGCCCCATAGTCCACAGAAGTACTAGACTGAACGATGTGATGAGTTGGTAGGGTTAACAATGTAGGGGAAGAAATCATAATAGGTGGAAAGAATAAAGGATACATATATCTTATGGGAGTGAGTTATCAGTCATCAGAATTCTAGGGGAGTAGGGATTGTCTGGCAAGTGTCAACAAGGGAGGAGCAGGAATACTTCTGTGGTTGGAAAAGGAGGTGGCCAACTGGAGTAATGGCCACAGTGGTGTGTGGTAGGCCTGCAGCACTAGGGCCTATCCTTTTGGAAAGTGGCCAAGGCCTGTCTCACCTGTGGTTTGTGTTTGAATGAGCTGATCCAGACTTCATGCTCCAATAACTTTTACTTGGGGGCCAAGCCAGGCGCTCAGGAGGCCATGGCAGGCCTTGACGCATGCTCAGGTAGAGAGTACACTGTGGGGGCCTTGGACAGCTGTTTTTCCTGACAAAGCCTTATCCATGTGTGGACTCTGGTCAGACAACTGTAGCTGGGTCTCTAGACTTTTCCTGTAATGGCAGATTCCTGAGATTTGTTGAGGCAACTGTGCCTACAATCAGAGTACCCAGGGCAAGAAGGTCCAACAAATTAGACCAACAAAAACCAAGAGCACACAAGTGTCCCTTTCTTACTCCTGCTCTTCCAGAAGGAATCAAACTCCAGAATATGGAGGCAAGAAATTATGCTTAAGAGAAGGGGCTGGGACTCCCACTGTGAGAAAGAAGCACCAACACTGCTCATCACTGGAAGggattttgatatttattaagcTAAGCACATACTACGGCTTACACGGAATTTCTCCAAtgactcagcagtgaagaatccgcctacgatgcaggagatacaagaggcataagttcgatccctgagtcaggataATTCCCTGGACGGGGacagggcaacctactccagtgctgttgcctggagaatcccatggagagaagcctggcaggttacagtccatggggtcacagagtcagacatgactcagcgccTAAGCACAAGCACGAACACACTTACATACATTATTGAACCCACACAACCACCATGTGTGGTAGATACTATGATCCCCCATACATTAGATCAAACATCGAGGCTCAAATCAAGGCAAAAGGAAGCAAAACGTCTAGCTAGATTTGAGTCAGGGTAGTATCAGAAACTCTCAACAATACCACACTGCCTTTCCCACAGACTAGATGCTCACTAAGGGTTCTTCCAATGCCTACATCCTTTAGCTCCATAAAATCAGGGATTCCTCACATTTATATAGTGTTACAGAGAGTTCTTTAAGCACTTTTACAAGACTATTTGATCTTCACAACATTCTTGTGAATTAGGCAGGGCTGATCTTGGTATGTGAACCTGCCTTTTGATCCAATACAGTCCTCTTCCCACTCAATCAAGATCCTTTTCAAAGGGAATCTTGCTTACTTCAGGCAATACTACAACCATGAGGCAAGGGGGAAAGTGATTGGAGAGGCCAGAAAAGTTAGAATCCCAACAACCCAACAAGCAGAAAACCCTGTGTACATAACTCCATTATCCACTCATTTACATCTACACCTCTCTGCTCTCCAAATCCTACCCATGCATCAGTCTAGTTCTTTGCTATGACTTTAGTTTACAGTAGGACAAATTAACTCACTCAATAAATTCAGAAAGCACACTATACATTAGCTACTCAGCAAGGGGTGAGAAACAAATGTTAGTTCTGtcaatagaaaagataaaattaaagtgACATGtgaattcaaagaaagaaacCTTACTCCTTGAACTGAAGTAACCAGAAGGCTCCAGAATTACCATATAAACTAGGTCACGAAAGAGAAGTAAGTAGTAaagaagtagaaaaggaaaacttttgttttttgaaaggaaaattttgaaggaaattGGGAAATCATGGAACTGATATGGGGATTCATAAGAGGTTCTCCTGACTGAGACAGACAGTGTGTAAGAGTATCAGTAGATAAAGCAGGAGTTAAAGCAGGAGATGAAGCAGGAGTATCAGGAGATAAAGCACTGGGACCACACTCTGGACAGGTCTGAAAGGGATTAAGGAATTTTGGTTGTTCAGAAAACAAGGACACATAATAAGGGACTTGATGATTCACAGCTGTGCTCTTGGTATACTCATCTGCACACAGGGAGGCAGAAAGACAAATGGATATGAGGTAGAAGGCAAAGAGTTAAATTCAGGACACACTGAGTTTGAAAAGATAATCAGGACATCTAAAACTTAGGTACACAGAAGTACTGCCAGTACCTATAGAGATTGAATACATATAATGTTTATAGAACAGAGTGACTCTGGAGGGCAGAGATCTGCAGTTAGAATCTGGGTGTCATCCAGACATGATAAAGTCAAGCGGGTAAGAGCAAAGGGACACTCATCCTTCAAGCAATAAcatttactatgtgtcagactTTAGGGGGTTTAGTTCACAGATCTCTTTCCCACATCCATTTTACACTTACCTGCTCCACACCATTACATACTGTGTTCACTAGATGTTTCACAAGGATGTTGTTTCATGGAGACTGCAAATTCCCTATATGCAGGatactttaaaattcatttggataCCATAGAACAGTATTACACATGTAACTGACATGGTTAACACTGAATGATAAACATGAATATCCAGTCAAAAGACAAGCCATAACCCAAGCTGCATAAATGAGCATGGATCATTTTATGGGGGGAGGTTAGCCTTACGGCCCCTGGTAGCTCCGGCCCATCGGCTGCAGGGTTTCAACTATGACTTAGGTTCCCTGTGCCCAGTTCACTTCCCTGCGGCCACTGCCAGGTTTCTCAGGGAGCCTCTACCTACCTCCAAGTGTCTAAGGCCATCAAACAACAAACTTTTCACATTCTATCAAACCCCCAACACAAGGAACAGGGGGGGACTAGGCAGTTGTAACTTTATTGAGGTTCTTTTAATTAAAAGGTTTCACAGTAGAGACCAACGCCTGCAGGGGGAGCAGCCTTCCAGATGTTTCCTGCTCCATGACCCGTTGATTGAAGGACAATTTGACTGATTTCCTATCTCCTTCAGTTTTGACGGGAAGGGGTGATGGATGGAAGTGGAGAGAATGACCAAGAAGACGTCAGGATGAAAAACTCAGAAGGACCTCAACTTCAACCAGCTGAAGTTTGTTTCACAGCTGTTGATCACCCAGTTCCACCAACCAGGAATAAATGAAACAGTTCCACCACCAGCTGACGGCAACAGAAGGGGCTCTGCAGAACTCCGGTTTAGTTTGCACTAGTTGCCAACATCGCAGCCACCAAAGGAGATTTTAGAGCAGCCCCTTTACCCTCTCAGTTCACTGGGTGGGAGGCCCAGGCTTCACCTCACACAGCAGTCCATCAAGCAGGCTTCATTTACGCTTCTTCTCCTGTGTGCTCGTGAACCAAGAGTCTAGGAGCTTCTTGCTGTAGTATAACTGCCAGCCGTGCACTTGGACCGCCAGCACCAACACCAGATACATGACGGAGACGGCGGAAAAACCAAAGAGGAAGCGGTAGGCCTTGCCATGGCGGTAGAGCTGTTGTGCAGCAGGGAACATCTCCATGCTGCCATAAATGAGGGGGGCAATGGAGAAGAGCCCCATACTGATCATGGAGAGCACCAGGTAGCTAATGTTGttgcgggggaaggagaggaggcccaggagggagggtACAATGCTTAGCAAATAGGGGTATTCCCACTGATAGGGCATGGCCACCTGATCATGAGACAAGAGCCTCAGATGTCCCACACTCATCTTGGCAACCAGCAGCAGCCATATGACCAGATGCACGTAGATCAGCTTCTTGATTTCATACTTGAGGGTCACACTGTGGGGCAGAGCAGAGGGAGAAGTATCTTTCATTTAGAGTTTTCTGACATCAGCTGTATGTCAAGCAATTGTACTGGACACAGGGATACAGATATAAATAAGGTATAGTTCCTGCCTGGAGGCTGGGAACAAGGTAGAGGAAGAAAAAGGTAATTACAAACAAACTAGAAAAACTCTTGTAAATCTATGTTGCAAAATATATGGGATCACAGGAAGGAGTAATCAATTCTGACTGAAATGAGTTGACTGAGAAGGCTATCTAGACAAGGGTGATGTCTGAGCTAGGCTCTGAGAGGTAGGTGGAGACAGACATTCTGAGCAGAGGTAATAGCATGTAGGCAAAACGGCACAAACATTTGTGTTCCAGGAGAGCAAATGGCTGGGGGTGGAAGGACTACactgtgggagggaggggagtaGCGGGATATGAAGTTGCAAAGACTGACTCAGTCATTTGAAAGACAGAAGAGTAACTCAGGGCTGTGTTCAGAAAGAAAACtctggggaatttcctggcaatccagtggttagaactcagtgctttcagtgccaaggacccaggttcaacccctggtcagggaactaagatcctgcaatcTGCACTGTGcggccattaaaaaaagaaagagaactctGATGGTAGCATAGGAGTATAGCCTATGGAATGAGGTATTGGCAGCAAAGAAACCAACTCAGGctgtccatacttcttcaggtaaatatttttcttctaaaataagcaaattttcccttattctttgaattttcttAGGTCCTAAATATATCCCCTTCACATCTCCAGAGGGCAGAGTTTCTGCTCTAGACAGGCATGAAAATGCTAGCTTGGGTTGTGAGGTTCCCTTGGGTCTAAGCATAAGAATAAAGTGAGGTTCCAAAGAGCTTgtcattctttaaaattctggGAAAAAACACGTGGAAAAGAGTCTGAGAGACTTCAATGGATTTAAGGAATGAAAAcctctaaattaaaaaatatatctatatctatatatagatatagatatttaatagaaagttcagaaaggtgtgtgtgtgtcgggggcggggcgggggggagatCAGTCACCTGTAGACTtcaagctccatgaaggcagggatcAGATTTGTTGTTTGTCAATAAATTTTTACTGAAGGTAGAACATGAATACGAAGACCAGGGCTGCTTTCGCTATTATATTCTCAGTGCCTAACACAATGCATGATGGGTAgaaggtaaataaatatttgttgaacaaataaacGAACGCAGAACTATCCCTTAcaagacgggggtgggggggtggggaggggtgttcCATAAAATTCATTTGAGGCAGACAAAGTCTCGGCTTTAGGGTCCACACCCCAAAACGACCCCAAATTTAACAGCTACCGCATACTGGGCAGACTTCTGTGCTGGATTTTATGTTACATTCTCACGAGATTATTGGCTCACCAATTCTTCCTCAAGACCAAAAAGGTAGATTAAAGTGAAGCTCAATTAAGAATTAGGTTCCCGAGGTCGGAGCCGGGCCAACATAACCACGACCCAGGGCCCGGGCTCCCTCAAAGTACAGGGGATCAAAGGGTGGGACTCACAGCAATGACGGGGCTTCCCGGGATTGGGGGCGGGTCCTGGACCGTGCCAGGAGGAGGGGACTTGGGAGGTGCCCGAGAGCGGGCTGGGGAGCAAAACCCTGAGACCAGGCCGGCATTGCGTTTCTGGCCCTGCGGGCTCCTCGCCTCACTTCATACCTCATCTGGTAGTGCGTGGCGACGCGCTCCCGATGCTGAAAGTCGCTGCCGTCAGTGCCGGCCGCTCGCGGGCCTGCCCGAGACGCCATCTTCCCCGCCGAGACTCCTGGAGCCCCTCAAGCCGACGAACTGCCGTGACTACTGTTCCCAACTGCCTGCAGACCCTGTTCGTATAGCTTCAGCTCAGCCAACCCAACAGTCTAGCGCTTCTTTGAAGACAACTTCCGGCCTCTCTGTCTCTGGAGACCAACTCTGTGGTCACGTCCCTGCGCACGCGTACGCGAGCGTTTCCCGTCTCCGCTCCTCCCTGGCGGTCTCTCGCCAGGCTTTGGAGCGCTCAGAAAATTAACTCATAGCGTTTGCGGTTTTCGCCAAGGGCTGGAGATAATTCTCCAGTCTCTCGAGCACGTTCACTTCCTTAAACTCGAATTCAAGTTTCAGACGTCTCTTTCCCCACTtctcagatggggaa
Coding sequences within:
- the JAGN1 gene encoding protein jagunal homolog 1 isoform X2, with the translated sequence MELEVYSVTLKYEIKKLIYVHLVIWLLLVAKMSVGHLRLLSHDQVAMPYQWEYPYLLSIVPSLLGLLSFPRNNISYLVLSMISMGLFSIAPLIYGSMEMFPAAQQLYRHGKAYRFLFGFSAVSVMYLVLVLAVQVHGWQLYYSKKLLDSWFTSTQEKKRK
- the JAGN1 gene encoding protein jagunal homolog 1 isoform X1 translates to MASRAGPRAAGTDGSDFQHRERVATHYQMSVTLKYEIKKLIYVHLVIWLLLVAKMSVGHLRLLSHDQVAMPYQWEYPYLLSIVPSLLGLLSFPRNNISYLVLSMISMGLFSIAPLIYGSMEMFPAAQQLYRHGKAYRFLFGFSAVSVMYLVLVLAVQVHGWQLYYSKKLLDSWFTSTQEKKRK